Within Conexibacter woesei DSM 14684, the genomic segment CTGGATCGCGGCGCCGATGACGGGGACCTCGGCGTCACGCGAGGTGACGGAGATCGTGATCGGCTGCTTCGGCGCGCCGGCCTCCTGCACCAGTCTTCTGGCCGCGTCGACGTCGCGCTGCGTGACCTCGAGGCCGTCCCACGCGCTTCTGAACGTCTCCTTCGCGTAGCCCCAGGTGCCGGGGACGGCGGGCGCCCGCGACGGCTGCGCGGCGCCGGCGAGGACCGATCTGACGATCCCCTCGCGGTCGATCGCCATCGACAGCGCCTGACGGATGCGGACGTCTCTGAGCGGCCCGTCGGTGTTCAGGACGATCGCGTTGAAGCCCTGCGTCGAGGGGCCGTAGAAGACTCTGCCGGTCGCCGAGCCGTTCAGTCTCGCGAGCGCGGACGGCGGCACGAACCACGAGCCGTCGACCGTGCCGGACAGCAGCGCGTTGGTGCGCGCGGCGGGGTCGCGGATGATCTGGAAGACGAACTCGCCCGCCTTCGGCTTCAGCGCCGTGTCCCAGTAGGCGTCGTCGGCGGCGAGGGCGATCTCCTGGCCCTTCTCCCACTTCGCGAGCTTGTAGGGGCCGACGCAGTCGACGCTGCCCTCAGGCGTGCCGTACGACTTGCCCTCGGCTTTGACCGTTCTCTCGCTGCCGATGATCCCGGCGGGCGTCGACATGTACGCGTTGAACATCGAGTCGGGTCGTCTGAGCGTGACGGTCACCTCGCTCGGACCGGTCTTGGCGATCGTCTTGACGTTCGCGAAGGCCTGGCCCCAGAACGAGCCGACCTTCGGGTCGATGTTCCGCTTCAGGCTGAAGACGACGTCGTTCGCGGTCAGCGGCGCGCCGCCGTGGAAGGTCGCGCCGTCGCGGATCTCGTAGACCCAGGTCGTCGGCGTCGGGTTCGAGAATCTCGCGGCGAGCGCGGGCTGGAGCGAGAAGTCGGGCGCCTGGCGGACGAGCCCGTCGCAGACGTTCGCGAGCACCTGGCCGGCGAAGAAGTCGGCGTTGAGGACCCAGTCGAGCGAGGCGGGCTCGGCGGTCAGCGCCCACGTGACGCGGTCGGTCGTGCCGCTCGCGGCGGGGGTCGTGACGGTCGGCTCGGCGCCGGCCGGCGGGCCGGCTCTGGCGCCGTCGCCGGAGCCGCTGTCGGTCGCGCCGCCGCAGGCGCTGAAGAGGGTTGCCGCGGCGACGGCCGCGGTGGCCAGGGAAAGGGTGGTGGTACGACGGGTCATCTCGCCTCCGTGGGGGGAACGCGCGGGCCGGGCGACGCGGTCATGCCGCGCCGTCGCGCTCGAGGGACGCCTGCGAGAGCGCGCCGGAGACGAGGCGA encodes:
- a CDS encoding ABC transporter substrate-binding protein — protein: MTRRTTTLSLATAAVAAATLFSACGGATDSGSGDGARAGPPAGAEPTVTTPAASGTTDRVTWALTAEPASLDWVLNADFFAGQVLANVCDGLVRQAPDFSLQPALAARFSNPTPTTWVYEIRDGATFHGGAPLTANDVVFSLKRNIDPKVGSFWGQAFANVKTIAKTGPSEVTVTLRRPDSMFNAYMSTPAGIIGSERTVKAEGKSYGTPEGSVDCVGPYKLAKWEKGQEIALAADDAYWDTALKPKAGEFVFQIIRDPAARTNALLSGTVDGSWFVPPSALARLNGSATGRVFYGPSTQGFNAIVLNTDGPLRDVRIRQALSMAIDREGIVRSVLAGAAQPSRAPAVPGTWGYAKETFRSAWDGLEVTQRDVDAARRLVQEAGAPKQPITISVTSRDAEVPVIGAAIQAAGEQIGLKVVQRQIPPDQYDAVYTSEDARKGIDLYLTAWGTDFADPLQIYEYFKSGNFYNFAGFSDPRLDALLNDASRTTDEQRKAELVTGAQRIVVDELLWIPLYAPYNTLFMNKRITGAPASYVQLHYPWAAAIGSAG